The following proteins come from a genomic window of Athalia rosae chromosome 1, iyAthRosa1.1, whole genome shotgun sequence:
- the LOC125500106 gene encoding acyl-CoA Delta(11) desaturase-like isoform X1, with amino-acid sequence MSANEDVIRPSDAKCDEASDAEFSESPSLREWIRRVVWFDFLYLVFFHVGYILSIIIYVFGLYSDPVKWQTIVWVVFLFLTVGVGITGGVHRYWTHRTYKAKLPLRIILMIMYSAAGSYPIFYWVKDHRVHHKYSETNADPYNAKRGFFHAHFGWIVQPRHPEYLRRGREVDMSDIIADPVAMFEKKYAVELRLLLCFGLPTIIPILCWNETIFHAVLLLCFIRYITIWNATSSVNSFSHIYGSRPYNKSIGPTELPIVSFFTFGEGSHNYHHTFPWDYKATESLFKHFSLTTLFINACAKLGLAYDLREASPELVEKVIRRTGYKSKNQ; translated from the exons ATGAGTGCAAACGAAGATGTAATTCGACCATCGGATGCCAAATGTGACGAAGCGAGCGATGCGGAATTTTCGGAATCGCCGTCGTTGCGTGAATGGATAAGACGAGTTGTTTGGTTCGATTTCTTGTACTTGGTATTTTTTCATGTCGGTTATATTTTGTCCATCATTATATACGTTTTCGGACTATATTCGGACCCGGTTAAATGGCAGACGATTGTTTGGG TGGTTTTCCTCTTCCTCACAGTTGGTGTGGGTATAACTGGAGGAGTTCATCGCTACTGGACTCACCGTACTTACAAAGCGAAACTTCCTTTGAGAATAATTCTGATGATCATGTATTCGGCTGCTGGATCG TATCCAATTTTCTACTGGGTAAAAGACCACAGAGTTCACCACAAATATTCCGAAACCAATGCGGATCCCTACAACGCAAAACGAGGATTTTTTCATGCACATTTCGGATGGATTGTTCAGCCAAGACATCCCGAATATCttcgaagaggaagagaagtaGACATGTCCGACATAATTGCTGATCCAGTCGCAATGTTCGAGAAGAA GTACGCCGTAGAGTTGAGACTACTTCTTTGTTTTGGCCTCCCAACGATAATTCCGATTTTATGTTGGAATGAGACGATTTTTCATGCCGTTCTATTACTGTGTTTCATACGTTATATAACAATATGGAATGCTACTTCCAGCGTTAACAGTTTCTCTCATATTTACGGCAGTCGCCCATACAACAA ATCAATAGGCCCCACGGAATTACCAATTGTGTCGTTTTTCACCTTCGGCGAAGGATCGCATAATTATCACCACACATTTCCTTGGGATTACAAGGCGACAGAGTCGCTTTTCAAGCATTTCAGTTTAACGACGCTTTTCATCAACGCATGTGCGAAACTCGGATTAGCTTATGATCTCCGAGAAGCTTCACCTGAACTTGTGGAAAAAGTTATTCGTCGCACGGGCTACAAAAGCAAGAATCAATGA